The DNA sequence tggataattttaaattttattttatttaaataagtaaattgtccatatttttataaattgtgttagatatatattaaaagttaattatcaaattaattgcgtattaattttgagaagtcaAGTTTCATTCCAGTTAATTGTGAACAGCGTTGGACGCGACAGATGTATTATTTGTTGGGTTGCAAGGAAGTCTCTCTACCAGTCCGATACCTGGACTTCTCTCTGGGAGCGAATCCGAGATTAGTTAAGACTTAGAAACCGGTGATTGATAAGGTAGAATTGTCCCTTGTAGAAGAGAGTTGTATGCTCTTGTCATAGCATGAATCCTTCTGAGATGCTGTGTGGCCACTCTGTCTCTACAAGAGAGGGTTCTTGGAAGGATATTTGTCAGCTCCAAATCAGGGAGCCACGTATCAGAGAGAAAATGATCAGAGGCTTGTCTATGGATGTAGGAAATGGCAGAACAATCCGGTTTTGAGAGGTTGCCTGGTTACCTAGTGGTATGTTGAAAGAGAAGTTTCCAAGACTTTTTTCGGTTTCAAACCTTAAAGGATCTGTTATAGTGAACTGCGGGTTTTGGGATGAATTAGATTGGATATGGAGCTTCGAGTGGAGGAGAgttattccaatgggagttggatctTTTACACCAATTCCATGAAGTCTTGCCGTCTGTAAGGCTAACAACTGAGAGAGAGGACAGTGTGgtctgaaaatttgataaaactggtattttttctactaactcctttgtgcaggtATTGCAGGAAGCAGTTCTCCCAGAGGAAATAACAAGCTATAGTTTCACTAGTGCTATTTGGAGGGGTTTTGTCCCGTCACGGGTCGAGTTATTTTCTTGGTTTGTATTGGTTGAGAGGGTGAATAATAAGGAACGACTAAGCAGATTAGGTGTCATTGATCAGCATGGTAATATGTGTGATTTATGCTATAAGTCTGTTGAGTCTGTTTTTCATCTATTTATTGGCAGGTGTGGTATGCTTGGCTTTTCGCTCTTGGAAGGACATGGACTATGCCAGGTACACTAAAGCaacactttgagagttggacGAATGCTTCACAGAGAAAGAATGAGAGAAAAAGATGGTTCGTGGGATTTTTTGTTGTCCTTTAGGCTATTTGGCTAGAAAGAAATGGTCGAGTCTTCAATAATCAAGCCTCAGGTGTGGAGGAAATTATAAATAAGTCGTTTATACTATCGGACGAGTAGCTTGGTGGTGAACCTTTTGGTTGTTGATAGCAATACCGAAGATGACTAGAGAATCTTCTACTTTTTGAGTTGTCCGATATTGGTATGTACTTTGAGTTGTCTTTTGCTACTAGACTTCTGCTCTACCTTTGATGTGttgaatattttttacttaaaaaaaatatatattaaaaataaattaaataaaatatatattatacagaatatataacaattaatttaatgattaatttttgtaTGTTGACGtagatttttgtattttatagaGAGCTGGGCAAACATGGATCGGGCAAGGGTAGTACGTGCCACAAATAGAATCATGCTATTATATTTGGCATTCCAATATGTCCcacaaatatttttatacattGAAACTTGTCCAGACATGTATGGGACAACCCTAATACTTCTCATAAATACACCCATCCTATAGAACACACGTTATTTCTATACGCTCAATGCATAGCCATGTCTATTTGTTTCTACGCTTCAATTCATGTAGTAAATCAGTTTTACAGGTACTTCAATAGTTAGTTTGTTTGTTATTATGGATTAAGTACTGATTTACTCCTTAATATTTCGACAAATCTTAAAtgtcctatttttattttaaatattttattttattttttaatcaaaattattttttttcaagaatatacttttttttattattatttacttttttattcttttctattatttttacaaCTAAATCACTCTAGCTACtacaattattataattataattattatctcTACCTAGAAGATAACAGTgggaaaaaatatttgaaaaaaaataatcttgactgaaattaaaatagaatgaaataaaacatttaaaaaaattaaagacaaaatcaAGATTTCTCAAACATTAAGAATTAAATCagtattttaacttttttttttctgataatTCAGTACTTTAACTTATTATTATTCTCCattcatgctttttttttttggacatggttcattcatcattcatgttTCAAATCCTTACTATTTGATCCTTTCGAAAGAAAACCAAAAATGGGCTAAACGTTTTtcgattagggtttagggtttcggcCGATTGATTTCGGTACCAAAAGTTTGGGTCTTGATTCTTGTAAGGGATGTGCCTGTGTGCCAAGCATTCGACAAAAGTTGAAAGAGTGCAAAAACTACAAGTCAGAAGAGGCTTAATGAAAGGGTGTTATAAatcatgaacaaaaaaaaaaaaaaaggtatcaTAAACTAATTAACACATTCAGATTCAGCATCTCACTTGAAAAATTCACGATTTGAGTAAAAGCTTCTCTCTTGCAATTTTGGGGATGAATTTCAAACACACTGAAAAATAGGCAAACAAAACCAATAAAGCAAAACTGGTGTTAGGATACCAGCAACCGAAGGCAATTCAATTGATAGCATCAAACACTTCTCTGATCTGTTGAAACATGAAACCTATATCTCTCTACCTGTAGCAGTTAATATCAGCCGCCTTAACAATCAACCTAAAAGTCGAATCGAATCTTAGCTCTTACAGTTAGCAACAATTTTGGAAAGGATAGCATGCAATAACATCATGCTACTCTATCGATGCCACAAAACTTCAAACCACATTTTGCAACAGCTACCAATCAATCATTGTCAATGTGTGTTAGAAACTCTTTCATCTATGTCAGTACTATTCCTCACTTGAATCGTCGTGAGGCTTAATCTGTACGGAATTCATCGTATTGAGGCCGGAATGTCCCGAAAATGAGGTAAGGGAATACTACCATGCAAGCCATGAATAGTGTGAACTGCAGAATACAAAAAGCAATATGGTAGTTACCACAATTTTACCTTTTGGCAGCAAATGAAATACGAACAAATGCGAAATGAAATTGTTAATATACCAGAAGAGGAAGAGTCAAGAAATTCCATATTGGCCACAAAGCAAAGGTGAACCTAGAGAAGTCGAAGTACACAGAGTCGGCAAAACAAGGGTATACTGAAAAATAACTTGCAATGGAAGATAAATAGAAGACATTTGGATCCTTACAAGCAAAAAGAGACTACTCCAAATGCTGTGGCAAACGGCAAGACGCTGATGCTCTGTATCTGCCATTTTTTTAACCCCCACTTTTCATCAAATCTCTGGACACTCCACGCCAAGACACTTGTATAAACGAAAATCAATGCGTTCAAACTGACACCTATCATCCCAAGATATAAAGGCAGTCTGCAATAGAACTAAGGAGAAGATAATGAAAATTGTGGTTCTGAAACTAAGTCAAATATTAAAATCTCTCAGAACCACAGCAACTATACAGTTTCCAGATTCCCCCATTAACTCAAATTCAGCCATCTTCAAACACGTATAAAAACGCAGTCTCCATACTCATCATATACATCATCTAACCGGGTTTTCataggaaaaaggaaaaaacaattaaatagaaaacaaagaTTAAAAAATCTGTTAGGATAGTGTTTCATTCAATATATAGTTTACATACATGTAGATATAAtctattaaaagaaaaacaattgGATATAAATAACCAGACATAAACACCAATCTCCACTTTCATCAAACAGAAGAAAAGGTTAAactagttttctttttcaaatatgcaTCCTTAATAAGCAGCATATGCTTCAATATAACTTAATTTCTCAATCATTTTTGGATCTGTTAAAATGGACAGCTTGACAATTTTTGCAATTCCGACAAAACATTTCGGCCTAATATAGAGATTTCAATTAACttaaataacttcaatttatacACAATGTTCCATATCTCACAATGTGGTGAATGAACTTGATAATCCCCAATACCTTTCAACTAATGCCCATTAAGACAAAATATTAAGCTGAGCAGATCTACACAATTTCCAACTAGGAGAACATATTCTCTTATGCAAATTGTATGACCAAGTCATGTACACATTCTCACCAATGATCAAGTTGTTTTTCTATTTCTTACAATTGTAACAAGACCCGAATAGCTGCTCAATGATGAGTATATGCATGTAACCAGGTCATGCACAACTTTCACATAAGAGGATCTGCCCCATTTCAAAAAACATGGTTTACAAATTCAACATGCTCCACAACATTCATACCTCTAAAATGACAGTGAGGATTAATCTAGTCAAGATTTATAATTGTTACCAACCTACCAATACCATTATCTTTGGTAAGATAAAAGTGATAATGCATTAACAGATAGCACACCCCACCAGAGAAATAATGAAATTCTAGATGAATGATAATTCATACTTAATAGAAGTAGCAATGGCTGTTTGTAATTCTAATTGGTATGCATAAGTGTGTTGTTACTTGTTACCTTCTAATTCGATTGTCATGGCACAACAGATATATGAAATTGGAATGCCGATCACCAAAGTATAGAATGAAAGCAGCTGAGGCAAGCCAAAGAAAATTCTCCAGCACCTCAATCCATGTCTTGCGCGCCGGCGGCGGAGGCAGAAAATACCGCTGCCTTGAACATGCATCATCCTCTAGGTCATCACCACTGCTAGCATACCCTTGACTATGTCTCTGCCTCATAAATCCACCTCCAACCCCAACAGGCGTTCCCCCAGACATTGCAGCAACACTTTATACAAACAAAACTCACTACAAATGCCtccaaattaacaacaacaaatcaccaCTACCTCTCTATATAACTAGATCCCCAATCTTATGTTCCCTTCAATATAAAGTCAACAATTTTGCATAAGGAACAATCAACATTAAAATAGAAACACTTTTGATCTCCAAAGCcaaatgatgaaaattgaattccTCAAACAACTTTTGATCTACACTAGAGTTCCCAATTATCATCCCAGATGAATCCCTTGTGGATGAGATTCAGAATCCAGAATTTTACAATGAACACATATAAAATTGAAATCCATACCAATGGCTGAGCCAAACCGAGGGATAGAAATCATTGTCACGTCTCAAAAGCTCAAGCTAACGAATGATCCACATCCACCAAAGAATAACGTCATGTTAGCAATGACACTTACCCAGTTACCCACCTCCAAAATCCATGCAGAAAGCAAATCTCTTCCAACAAAAATCCTAGATTATTATATGAATAAAACTGATTTGGGGATTCAAGAATCTAGCGCAAGTGAAGAGCCCTGAGGAGAAATTGGAAGAGACCCAGTTGGAGCAGAGGGGCAGAAACAGTGAATCTTGAGAAAAGGAATGATTTTGATGGTGGGTATGTCGGAAAGAGTGAATCTCCGGTTGCAGTAACGgaatgaagaagcagagaagagagaGGGTAGCAGAGTGGGTTGTGCATGCGTGAGAGAGTAGgaagcaaagaaagaagaagaagaagaagaagacaaaggGTTAGGCCACTCTTTCTTGAGTTTCTTCTTCCAccatagaaaataattaaaatgtgGATTTGGCTTTGAAGAGATTCGTTCCTTGTGCGCCTATGCTCTCTCTATTATGTAAGAGGAGACTTCGAATGTTCCTTTGCCTTATATTTTAtgccttttttcttcttttttttttg is a window from the Arachis hypogaea cultivar Tifrunner chromosome 1, arahy.Tifrunner.gnm2.J5K5, whole genome shotgun sequence genome containing:
- the LOC112707825 gene encoding uncharacterized protein — protein: MSGGTPVGVGGGFMRQRHSQGYASSGDDLEDDACSRQRYFLPPPPARKTWIEVLENFLWLASAAFILYFGDRHSNFIYLLCHDNRIRRLPLYLGMIGVSLNALIFVYTSVLAWSVQRFDEKWGLKKWQIQSISVLPFATAFGVVSFCLFTFALWPIWNFLTLPLLFTLFMACMVVFPYLIFGTFRPQYDEFRTD